A segment of the Terribacillus aidingensis genome:
TGAAGATGACAGAAGTGCCTTCATCCCGCAGCTTTTCGGTAATACGATACAGCTCTTCACTTTCTCTAGCCGTCAGTGCTGCTGTTGGTTCATCCATGATGATTATTTTCGCCTTTGTACTTATCGCCTTAGCTATCTCGACAATTTGCTGCTGTGCCACGCTTAGCGTATTCATTTGAGCTTTAGGGTCCAAGCTGCTGCCCAACTCACGCAACAGCTGCCGCGCTTGCTTATGCATCTCCCGCCAATTCAGCGTCTTCCATGCAGGGTGCCTGATTTCATGATTCATAAAGATATTTTCGGTTACAGACAAGTCAGGATAACTTGTCACATGCTGATAAATTGCCGCAATTCCTTGCTGTTGAGCTTGTTTAGGATTCTGAAAAGACACTTGCTCGCCCTCCAAAAGAATCTCGCCTTCTGTTGGTTGATGGACGCCAGTGATGATTTTGATGAAAGTGGATTTTCCCGCACCATTTTCACCCATCAAGGCGTGGATTTCACCCCTCTTCAGCTGGAATTGCATATCGTTCAGAGCCTTCACACCAGGAAAGGCTTTTGATATCCCTTTCATTTCAAGTACATATTCACTTGTCATTTCTTGACCTCCTTCACTGCTGAATGCGCTTACATAAAGAGTATGAAAAAAGTCCCGCTTCGAGAAGGGGACGTCTTTCGGAATAGGAGGTTATTCTTCTGTTATTGTCTTATCGACGCAAGCGTCGATATTCAGAAGGAGCAAATCCTGTATGTTTCTTAAACAGTTTGCTGAAATATTTGTGATCATGGTATCCGACAGAATCAGCGATTGTCGTCACTTTATCATCTGTATCCTCCAACCTGCGTTTGGCAAGCTCAAGCCGCTGTTTAGTGACATACTGCAATACAGTTTCTTTCGTGTGCTTTTTGAAATAGGCACAAAAGTAGGTTGGATTCATATAGACATGTGCTGCTACTTGTTCAATCGTTATCGCTTCTTGCACATGTTGATGGATGAACGCTTTCGCCTGCTCCACAGCAGCGCGATCTGAATGTTTATCCAATTTTGTACACATGCCTGCCAGATCTCTAGTCCAATTTTCAAATCCTTGAAGCACTTCCGGTGCTGATAAAGCTTGGTTCGTGTTCCTCCCTAATTTCTGCAGCATTCGGTTAACGTCATTGACTGGCAAGCGCTTGCTGACATCATGCAGCATTTCGATACCCGCTGATTGTAGGATTGCTATTACCGACTCAAGCGACTCAGCTGCGGAGAGTCCTTCTTTTAACTGTCTTAAAGCAGTATCCAAATCATCGAATACAAACTGCTTAAAAGCAAAACGCAGTGTATGCAAGATATTCTGGATGTTCACATTAATGGTTTCTGTATATGGAACTTCTGCAGAAACAGGCTGGAGTTTTATCTCCATTTGCTCTGCTTCCATCGCCGCAGGAAGCAATTCCAATTCGTGCAGTATCTGTCCTGGTGAAGCTGTTACATTGAAAAAGGAACGATGAGACAAAGTCCGAACAAGATGATCGATAATTTTAGATGTATGTCCCTCCGCTGTATGTACAAGTAAACCAAAGCTTTGTTCCTGATCCCACCACCACCAAAAGGAAGGAGCCGACCATTGGTTTGACAGCTCTGCATTCAATATCCGGACAAACGCACTAAGCTCCTGATGGAATCGAACAGGGTCTCGTTTCACTTTTTGCTGATGGAAGTTTTGAAGCTGTAATCGGCACGTGTAATACGTTCCTGACGGGAAAATCTCAGTCCACTGTGTGTCTGCCAAGCTGCTTTCGCCCGAAAGTGCTCGGAGCAGCTGAAGCTGCTCTTGTTTCTGACTTTCCCGTTCTAGCTCTTGTTCCATTTCTTGCTTTTTAACATATAGCAGCTGCAGCCGATCTTGCAGCTGCTTCCTATCGATTGGTTTCAAAAGATAATCAGCAACTTGATTCCGTAATGCTTGCTGCACATACTGAAAATCATCGAAACCGCTCAAAACAAGAAATTCTCCTGTGTAGCCTGCCTCTTTTAACTCTGTAATCAGCGTTAATCCATCCATGATCGGCATCTTGATATCTGTCAAAATGACTTCAGCTGCCTTCCCATGTTTCCAGCCATCCAACGCCTCTTGCCCATTGGCATATGTACCAATGATGGTGCATTGCGGCTGATCATTGATGAACCGCTCTAGCCCCATACGGATTCGATATTCATCTTCCACGATCATGATTTGCAAATTATGCATCGAGACTTCCCCTTTCCGAAACATGGCGAAATGGCAAGTAAAGCCTTACAGTTGCACCCTTTTGATTGTTCTCCAATGAGACACCGTAGTCGTTTCCATACAGCATCTTGATTCGATTGGCAACATTGCTTAACCCATAGTGCGCAGATTTTGACGTTATACCTGGTTCCAGACTAAGTTCTTCTTCGAGCTCTGCTTTGACTGCCGGATCGAAGCCTGGCCCATCATCGTTTATTGTCAAAATGAGCATATCAGGTGTTTGATTCATCTTGATATCAATATGAATAGCAGTCTTGGTTTCCAGGCCATATTTAATGCTGTTCTCTACAATCGGCTGAAGTATGAATTTTGGAACCTGCACAGAAGCTGAGATGTCAGGATAATTCGTCTTCCAAGTGAGCCTGTCATAAAAACGGAACTGCTGGATGGACAGGAAATCCTCGACATGCCTCATTTCATCGACAAGTGATACAAATTTGACGCCATTATCCAAAGAATACCGCAGCATTCTGCCAAGCGTCGTTATAATATCGATGACCTCTTCCTGCTCTCCAGCTTCTACCGCGTAATTGATCGTTTCCAGTGTATTGAAAATAAAATGTGGATTGATCTGTGTTTGGAGCGCATACAATTCAGCTTCCTGCTGTTTAAGTTTGATCATATAATTCTTCTGGATCAAATCACGTATTTCCATAACCATATGATTATAACTTTCTGTCAGCCTGCCAACCTCATCCTGTTTCGTAACCGGCAGCGTTTGCTGAAACTTTCCGCTTTGGACGCTGCGCATGTTATCCATCAGCCGCTTAATAGGCTGTGAGACATTATAGGCAACAAATGTATACAAACACACACTGAATAAAATGAATAGAAGAAAAAGAACAATCGATATGGTGCGTGTTTGCTGCTGTTTGGCAAACAGCTTTTCTGTGGGTATTTCATAAATCAAAGCATAATCCTGCTGTATGGCTGGAGTGATGCCGATTAGTTTTCCATCCTGCAGAAAGCTTCCGTTATCTATCGGATAAAGATCCTTCGGAACAATTTGATCGCTTTTCTCCCTTTTCGAATCATAAGCTATTCTTCCGGATTCCTGTTCCAAAAGCATGATTCTGGCAGCGTTTTGTTCTTTAATCGTACCTGTGATGCGATCGACAAACGCTACATCCAACGCAAGAAACATCGTACCCAGATAAGCTTGGTTATCACGATCCTGCAGCGGCACTCCAATTAACAGATAATCAGCATTATTCTCGAAGACAAGATTTGTATCCTGCGGAAGAAGAATCATACTTCCTTTTTCAAGCTCTAAGCTTTGGCCATAAACAGCTGCTTCACTTTTAGAAAAACCGCTATAACTTTTGGCTGCGGCTGCGAAAACCCTGTTTTTAGAGAAGACGAAAACCCCGAGCAAATCAGAAGAACTGCTATGAAGGAAACTGCTGGATAGATAACGTTCCATCATGTATTGCTCCTGCATTGCTTCTGCATGGGACTGGAAACTATCCTCTCTCAATATTTCTATCATCTGCTGTGATTGATAAAGTCTTTCGGGCATATTCGCAACATCCTGTACATTACGGTCAATCTGCTGACTTGCCTGCTCAAGCATTTGCGGTACGAGCGCCCCGATTTGTTCTTCTGCTGCATGTGTATATGCTGTGTAGATAAAAAAACCGAGCAGTGCGACTGGTATGATGGTAAGCAATGTATAAGAAAGCAGCAGTTTATGCATTAATGACAGATTACGGATTTTCTCTTTAAAAATCATATTGATCCACATTCTCCGCCGTAAAGTCTATCGGTTCCCCCATAATGATCTGCTCTCCCTTTACTTGAATCCTGCCTACACCGTCAATGAGCATGCCGTCTTCAATTACCGCATCCTCTTGCATCAGCTTCGCAATCATGACGGTCAAGTAACCGAGTTTCTTCGGACTCCACATGGTGATTCCTTGGACATTGCCTTCTTTCAAGTGTTCATTCATGTCACGCGGGGATGCCAAACCGACGATAGCGATATCATTTGATAAATTTTCTTCCTTCAAAACGGCCGCTGCTGCTGGAGGACCAAGAGAAGCGATCCCAATTATGCCCTTCAAATCTGGATAGGCTTTCACTACTCGTTTAGATTCCTGGTATGCTGTGACAGGACTATCATTCGTATACGCTACTTCTCGAAGAATCAGATTCGGATAATAGGCTCGATTATGCTGCTTGATCCAATGCAGCCATTCTTCTTGATTGAGCGAAGACTGTGAACCAGAAAGAACGATATACTCGCCTTCTTCCCCGATTTGAGCAGCTAGGCTGTCCAGCAAATGCTCACCTAACATTTCTGCATCTACCATGTTGATAAAATAGTCCCTGGCTTCGGGATGAGCATCCGCATCCCAAGTCAGAACCGTTATACCTTGCCGTCTGGCTTCTGCCAATACAGGTGTCAATCTATCTGGATCTATGACACTTACTGCCAAAACGTCAACATCTTGTTTTATGAATGTACGGATGATTTCTTCTTGCTGAGCAGGATCAGCTGTTGCTGGTCCTTTAAAATGAACAGTAGCACCAGAGGACTTCGCCGCTTCCTCCACTCCCTGTTGTACAGCCTGGAAATAAGGAATTTCCTTCACTTTCGGCACAATGGCAATATCGATTTGTTCCGTTTGTTCCGTTTGTTCCGTTTGCTCCGGATGCGGCTCTGACGGCGTTTCCTGCACATAGAGTATTTCCTTTTTATTGCAAGCGCTTACAAAAATCAACAGAATAAGCAGGACGAGCGATTTCTTTTGCATAGTACCATCCTTAGCAACCCCGCAAAGCTTACCTTGCGGGGTCAGTTGATTAGTTCACAGCCTGGAACTCCATGTTCTGTTTTTCAAAATAGCTTTTAGTAGCAGAATCGATTCCTGCATCCGTGTAGACTTTTGAAATCCGCCCAAGTTCGGTAATAGTCGCAAAAGCCCTCTTCCCGAATTTACTTGAATCAGCTAACAAAATTGTTTTGCCTGCGATCTCGATCATCTTTTTCTTTACGATAGCCTGCTGTTCATTCGAGTCACTCAGACCATGTTCGAGATGCACGCTTTTACAGGAAAGAAAGGTTTTATCCACATAATAAGTTGTCAATGACCTTTCTGTCAGCGGACCTACGAAGGATAAAGATTTCGATAGCAGCTGTCCGCCGAGCGAAATGACTCGTATTTGGTCCTTTAAACTGCAAGCAAGCGCCACCTTGATACTATTGGTTATGATCGTCAGTGGCATATTTGGCAATTCCTTTGCCATATACCATGCTGTTGTACTGGCATCCAGTATGATCCGCTCTCCAGTCTGAATTTCGGAAACTGCTGCTTTGGCAATTGCCTGCTTTTC
Coding sequences within it:
- a CDS encoding response regulator, producing MHNLQIMIVEDEYRIRMGLERFINDQPQCTIIGTYANGQEALDGWKHGKAAEVILTDIKMPIMDGLTLITELKEAGYTGEFLVLSGFDDFQYVQQALRNQVADYLLKPIDRKQLQDRLQLLYVKKQEMEQELERESQKQEQLQLLRALSGESSLADTQWTEIFPSGTYYTCRLQLQNFHQQKVKRDPVRFHQELSAFVRILNAELSNQWSAPSFWWWWDQEQSFGLLVHTAEGHTSKIIDHLVRTLSHRSFFNVTASPGQILHELELLPAAMEAEQMEIKLQPVSAEVPYTETINVNIQNILHTLRFAFKQFVFDDLDTALRQLKEGLSAAESLESVIAILQSAGIEMLHDVSKRLPVNDVNRMLQKLGRNTNQALSAPEVLQGFENWTRDLAGMCTKLDKHSDRAAVEQAKAFIHQHVQEAITIEQVAAHVYMNPTYFCAYFKKHTKETVLQYVTKQRLELAKRRLEDTDDKVTTIADSVGYHDHKYFSKLFKKHTGFAPSEYRRLRR
- a CDS encoding DeoR/GlpR family DNA-binding transcription regulator, with product MLVAERQRKIVELVNERASVRVTELSSLFHVTEETIRRDLEKLEREQLLHRSHGGAVRIEEGATEIAHEAREVMRMQEKQAIAKAAVSEIQTGERIILDASTTAWYMAKELPNMPLTIITNSIKVALACSLKDQIRVISLGGQLLSKSLSFVGPLTERSLTTYYVDKTFLSCKSVHLEHGLSDSNEQQAIVKKKMIEIAGKTILLADSSKFGKRAFATITELGRISKVYTDAGIDSATKSYFEKQNMEFQAVN
- a CDS encoding sensor histidine kinase, with protein sequence MIFKEKIRNLSLMHKLLLSYTLLTIIPVALLGFFIYTAYTHAAEEQIGALVPQMLEQASQQIDRNVQDVANMPERLYQSQQMIEILREDSFQSHAEAMQEQYMMERYLSSSFLHSSSSDLLGVFVFSKNRVFAAAAKSYSGFSKSEAAVYGQSLELEKGSMILLPQDTNLVFENNADYLLIGVPLQDRDNQAYLGTMFLALDVAFVDRITGTIKEQNAARIMLLEQESGRIAYDSKREKSDQIVPKDLYPIDNGSFLQDGKLIGITPAIQQDYALIYEIPTEKLFAKQQQTRTISIVLFLLFILFSVCLYTFVAYNVSQPIKRLMDNMRSVQSGKFQQTLPVTKQDEVGRLTESYNHMVMEIRDLIQKNYMIKLKQQEAELYALQTQINPHFIFNTLETINYAVEAGEQEEVIDIITTLGRMLRYSLDNGVKFVSLVDEMRHVEDFLSIQQFRFYDRLTWKTNYPDISASVQVPKFILQPIVENSIKYGLETKTAIHIDIKMNQTPDMLILTINDDGPGFDPAVKAELEEELSLEPGITSKSAHYGLSNVANRIKMLYGNDYGVSLENNQKGATVRLYLPFRHVSERGSLDA
- a CDS encoding autoinducer 2 ABC transporter substrate-binding protein → MQKKSLVLLILLIFVSACNKKEILYVQETPSEPHPEQTEQTEQTEQIDIAIVPKVKEIPYFQAVQQGVEEAAKSSGATVHFKGPATADPAQQEEIIRTFIKQDVDVLAVSVIDPDRLTPVLAEARRQGITVLTWDADAHPEARDYFINMVDAEMLGEHLLDSLAAQIGEEGEYIVLSGSQSSLNQEEWLHWIKQHNRAYYPNLILREVAYTNDSPVTAYQESKRVVKAYPDLKGIIGIASLGPPAAAAVLKEENLSNDIAIVGLASPRDMNEHLKEGNVQGITMWSPKKLGYLTVMIAKLMQEDAVIEDGMLIDGVGRIQVKGEQIIMGEPIDFTAENVDQYDF